In the Enterococcus rotai genome, AAAAATCAAAAGCGGCATTACAAGCAAGTGGTCGCTTTACGCAGCCAATCGTTACCAAGATTGAGCCAGCACAAGCTTTTTATCCCGCAGAAGACTATCACCAAGATTATTATAAAAAGCATAGTGTACATTATAATCTGTATAAGGAAGGTTCCGGACGTGCTGGATTTATTCGGAAAAATTGGAAAGCTAAATAATTTGAAGTGATGAGCCGGTACAAAACTAAAGTCAGTTTTGTCTCGAGCTCATTCTTTATTTCCATATTAGTACAAAAAATAGTCCGATACTTAAAAAAGGCACAAAAGGCAGTTGTCGGATAGTTTTCTTTAAAATGTATTGGGAGATGAAAAGAAAAAGCAAGCCGCTACTGCTGGCAATGAACAATAAAAATATAATCGCTTCGCCACCTAAAAATAAGCCCCACACTGTTAATAAGAAAATGTCGCCACCTCCCACAGAATCAGGAAAGATATAGTTTAGTATCTGTAAACCAATGAATAAAATCAAACTTGTAAACAGGTAAAAGGGGAATGCCAAATAAATATGTCCAATACATAATAAGATGGAACCGATATAAAATAATTTAGGTTCTACGATTAAATAAAGGAGGTCAGTTAAAGATAAAACGACAGCCATCAATAAAAAAAATAGAGAATAAATAGGATGAACCGCTTCAAGCAATACGTAAAAACACAGTGATCCGCAAATCAACTCACTAAAAAAATAAACATAAGATAGCTTACATTTGCAGTAACGACAGCGAAAACCCAAACATAGAATTGAAACGATCGGGATCAATTCGACCATCTTTAATTTAGTTTGGCAATAAGTGCAGTGGGAAGCAGGGCGCACTATTGATCGGTTGGCAGGTATACGTTCTGCCACTAAACAAAGAAATGAACCTATCACACTACCAATAATAAAATAAATAATCGACATAGAAAATACTCCTTTCATAAATAAATACGCAAATATCTCCCTTTTTAACTAGACAAATATTTTTTTATTAGGAATAATGAAAGGGAGAAATGAGGCGAGAACATGGAAAAAATAGCAATTGGTGTAGATATTGGTACAACGCAAACAAAGGCAGTCGCTTTTAGTGAGGATGGAGCAGTTCAAGCATCTGCTTATATTCGTTACCCGCTCATTCAGGAAACAGAAGGTATGGCAGAGCAAGATATAGATCAGATTTTTCAGGCTGTCATTACTTGTATTAGCTCGGTGGTGGCAAAAGTGCAGCCACATGAAATTTCAGTAGTATCCTTTTCAACGGCGATGCATGGCTTGATCGTCATGGACAAAAATCATCGGCCATTGACAAGAGTTATTACGTGGGCTGATAATCGTGCAGAGAAATATGCAGAAGAACTAAAAAACACGGCACTAGGAACATCTATTTATCAAAATACAGGGTTACCGATGCATCCAATGACCCCGTTTCATAAAATCCGCTGGCTGAGAGAAGAGTTTCCAGAGGTTTATGAACAAGCATATAAATTTATTGGGATGAAAGACTATATTTTTTATCGTTTATTTGATCAATATATTACCGATATCAGCACTGCTTCAGGAACAGGCTTTTTAAATATTCATGACCTGTTATGGGATCAACAAGCATTAGCGGAGCTGGAAATTACTACAGAGCAGTTGCCAAGACTAGTTAAACCTACTCAGCAATTAACTGGTTTAAAGAAAGAATGGTTAAGTCTGTTAGGATTGACGCCTCAAACAATTTTTGTGTTAGGCGGAGCAGATGGTCCGCTATCAAATTTAGGCTTAGGGGCTTTGAATCAAGGAACAGCTACTTTAACGGTTGGAACCAGTGGCGCATTGCGCTATATTGTTGAGCAGCCTCAGACTCATCCACAAGCAGAGACCTTTTGTTGTGTGCTGGATGAACATCGTTGGGTAATTGGCGGTGCAACAAGTAATGGTGCTGGTATTTTTGACTGGGCTTGTGAAAACTTTTTAAAAGAAGTTCAAATGGAAGCCCGTGAGACTGGTAAAAATCCTTATGATGCCGTGATGGAACTTGTGAAGGAGACACCGGCAGGAGCTAAAGGCTTACTGTTTCATCCTTATTTACTAGGAGAACGGGCACCATTATGGGATGCGGAGGCTACCGGTAATTTTGTTGGACTGAAAAGAAATCATGATGATAAGATTATGATGCGGGCTGTGGTTGAAGGAATTTGTTTGAATTTGAAACGTATTTTAACGGAATTGGAAGAGCTAGGCGGATCAGTGAAGGAAATTCGGGCCACAGGTGGATTTGCTGATTCAGAGGTTTTTAAACAGATCATGGCAGATATTTTTGGTTATAGGTTATCAATGACAGAAAGTGTCGAGGCATCTGCCATGGGGGCAGTTTTAGTAGGCTGGCAAAGCTTAGGAAAAATTCCCAGCTTGAAAGCAGCAGGTGATTTGGTAAAGATTTGTGAAATAGTTGAACCGAATAGTGAAAAGCAGCAAATTTATCAACAGATTTATCCACTATTTATCGCAACGCAACAGCAATTATCAGCCAGTTATCATCAATTAGCCAAACTAAGAGCT is a window encoding:
- a CDS encoding prepilin peptidase — protein: MSIIYFIIGSVIGSFLCLVAERIPANRSIVRPASHCTYCQTKLKMVELIPIVSILCLGFRCRYCKCKLSYVYFFSELICGSLCFYVLLEAVHPIYSLFFLLMAVVLSLTDLLYLIVEPKLFYIGSILLCIGHIYLAFPFYLFTSLILFIGLQILNYIFPDSVGGGDIFLLTVWGLFLGGEAIIFLLFIASSSGLLFLFISQYILKKTIRQLPFVPFLSIGLFFVLIWK
- a CDS encoding gluconokinase codes for the protein MEKIAIGVDIGTTQTKAVAFSEDGAVQASAYIRYPLIQETEGMAEQDIDQIFQAVITCISSVVAKVQPHEISVVSFSTAMHGLIVMDKNHRPLTRVITWADNRAEKYAEELKNTALGTSIYQNTGLPMHPMTPFHKIRWLREEFPEVYEQAYKFIGMKDYIFYRLFDQYITDISTASGTGFLNIHDLLWDQQALAELEITTEQLPRLVKPTQQLTGLKKEWLSLLGLTPQTIFVLGGADGPLSNLGLGALNQGTATLTVGTSGALRYIVEQPQTHPQAETFCCVLDEHRWVIGGATSNGAGIFDWACENFLKEVQMEARETGKNPYDAVMELVKETPAGAKGLLFHPYLLGERAPLWDAEATGNFVGLKRNHDDKIMMRAVVEGICLNLKRILTELEELGGSVKEIRATGGFADSEVFKQIMADIFGYRLSMTESVEASAMGAVLVGWQSLGKIPSLKAAGDLVKICEIVEPNSEKQQIYQQIYPLFIATQQQLSASYHQLAKLRADLD